The Eubacterium ventriosum genome includes the window GGGTGGTCGATTTACTAAGGAAGAAAATCAGTTAGTTCACAACTTTAACGAATCCCTTTCTTTTGATCAGAAATTTTATAAGCAGGATATTCAGGGAAGTTTAGCACATGTTAAAATGCTTGGCAAACAGGGAATTATTACTACTGATGAAATGAATGATATTATTAAAGGGCTTGAAAGCATTAGAGTTGATCTTGACAACGGAACTCTTCAGTTTGATAACAGTGAGGATATTCACAGTTTTGTAGAAGCACATCTTATTGAAAGAATTGGCGATGCCGGCAAGAAACTTCACACAGGACGTAGCCGTAATGATCAGGTTGCTCTTGACATGAAACTTTACACAAGACATGAAGTTGAAGAAATTAATGATTTGTTAAAAACACTTCTTAATTCTTTGTTGAAGGTTATGGAGGAAAACACAGAAACTTTTATGCCCGGCTTTACTCATTTACAGAAAGCACAGCCTATTACTTTGGCTCATCACTTTGGTGCTTATTTCGAAATGTTCAAGCGTGACCGTAGCAGATTAGATGATATACATAAGAGAATGAATCTTTGTCCACTAGGTTCAGGTGCTTTAGCAGGAACTACTTATCCTTTAGATAGAGAATATACTGCAAATCTTCTTGGTTTTGATGGTCCAACTCTTAACAGTATGGATTCAGTATCAGATAGAGATTATTTAATTGAATTTTTAAGTGCTCTTTCTACTATTATGATGCACTTAAGCAGATTCTGTGAAGAAATTTGTATTTGGAATTCTAACGAATACCGTTTTGTTAATATTGATGATTCATACAGCACAGGTTCAAGCATTATGCCTCAGAAGAAAAATCCTGATATTGCAGAGTTAATCAGAGGAAAAACAGGACGTGTTTACGGTGCTCTTGCTTCTATCCTTACAACAATGAAAGGTATTCCTCTTGCTTATAACAAAGATATGCAGGAAGACAAAGAGTTATCTTTTGATGCAATTGATACAGTTAAAGGATGCATCGTTTTATTTACAGGTATGATTGATACAATGACATTTAACAAAGATATTATGGAAGCAAGTACAAAGAACGGCTTTACTAATGCTACTGATGCTGCTGATTACCTTGTAAACCACGGAGTACCATTTAGAGATGCTCACGGAATCGTTGGTCAGTTAGTTCTTTTCTGTGAAGAAAAAGGAATCGCCCTTGATGATATGACTTTAGATGAATATAAAGCTATCAGTCCTGTGTTTGAAGATGACATTTATGATGCTATAAGCTTAGAAACATGCGTTGATAAGCGTACAACAATTGGTGCTCCGGGACCTGATGCTATGAAGAAAGTTATTGAAATCTATAAAGAATATTTATCAAAATAAAATTGATTTTTCTAATACGTTTGCAAAATAATAATATTAGAAAATTTTCTAATATTTTAACAAAATAGTTTTCAGATTTTTTGTTAATATTTTTAATAAAAAACCTCACTAAGAATCATAATTAAATCTTAGTGAGGTTTTATTAAATTCCCAAAATTTCTATGGATTACAGATTTTACAAGGATCATATCCCTGATTTATTAAATCCTGCCTTGTTCCTTTGTATACACTTTTATTAGAATTGCTCATCTGTTTTACACTTCTGCAAGATGGAGTGTGGAATTTGTGAGTATTCATATTGAGAATATATTCTGTAGTAGCTGATGAACTGCTTGTATTTTTCTTTGATGAACTACTATTTGAATTACTCTTGTAGCTACTGCTTGAACTTCCGTTTGTATTCTTATTTGAACTGCCTGTTGAAGTTGACTTCTTGCTGTCCGAACTAATTTCAACTTTTCCATTGCCTATACTGTCTCCGGTTGCATAATCAATAGTTACACCCGGTTGAACATTATAGCAAAAAACATTAAAGCTAATTCCTTCGCCTTTATCCTCAACAGAATATCCTTCCATCTTTACACCTTTTGCAACAAGATTGTTACCTTCAAAAATAGGTGTGACTCTATACATTACGTGATTGGATGTTTCTTTTACATAATCCGCAACCATATCTTCAAAAGGAAGCATCCCTGTTACGTTAAGATATCTTGTTCCTGTTATAAGATTTTTCCCGTTGGCATTTTCGCCTGTCAACTGATACCCAATAAGATGACATCTATTGTACAAATATTTTCCGTCAACAAAATCATATTTAACAGTGCGCCAACCTGTAGGTTTTACCATTCCAATTTCACCACGTTTTTCCGTTGGCATAATTTCTTTTCCAACACTTGCCACACATACAGTACATCTTCCAAGACTATCAAGACTTCCATACTTTTCAAAAGATTTATCTGTTATCTCTTTTGATTTAAATTCCGGATTATTTCCATTAAGTTCTACATATGCTTTTCCGTTATATTCCGGAATTTTTGTAGACTTAGAGCTTTTTGTTGCCTTGCTTTTGTTTGATTCATTTTTCGAAGAGTTTGCACTTTTATTAGATTTTTGTGCTTTAGTTGTAATATTAGCACTGTCATCATTGTCTACAACTTGTGTTTTGTTATTCAAACTGTCATCCTGTGTTTGTGTATCAGTAGCTAATATTACCTTAGTTTTTCCTGAATCTGATGAATTAATACTTGTATTATCGCACCCTGAAAGCATTCCAACTGCCAACATTAATGCCATTAAAAGTGCACTTATTCTTTTTTTCATAACCTGCTCCATGTACCTATTCATAAATCTCTCTAACTATCTTTTCGTGGGAATATCCCTGAAACTCTAAAGTTTCTGTAAGATTGAGTTTAATTATATTCATACCAAAACTTACATCTGCCGGATAAATCTTGTCCCATCTATAGACAATCAGCTTATTT containing:
- the argH gene encoding argininosuccinate lyase; amino-acid sequence: MKLWGGRFTKEENQLVHNFNESLSFDQKFYKQDIQGSLAHVKMLGKQGIITTDEMNDIIKGLESIRVDLDNGTLQFDNSEDIHSFVEAHLIERIGDAGKKLHTGRSRNDQVALDMKLYTRHEVEEINDLLKTLLNSLLKVMEENTETFMPGFTHLQKAQPITLAHHFGAYFEMFKRDRSRLDDIHKRMNLCPLGSGALAGTTYPLDREYTANLLGFDGPTLNSMDSVSDRDYLIEFLSALSTIMMHLSRFCEEICIWNSNEYRFVNIDDSYSTGSSIMPQKKNPDIAELIRGKTGRVYGALASILTTMKGIPLAYNKDMQEDKELSFDAIDTVKGCIVLFTGMIDTMTFNKDIMEASTKNGFTNATDAADYLVNHGVPFRDAHGIVGQLVLFCEEKGIALDDMTLDEYKAISPVFEDDIYDAISLETCVDKRTTIGAPGPDAMKKVIEIYKEYLSK
- a CDS encoding DNA/RNA non-specific endonuclease, encoding MKKRISALLMALMLAVGMLSGCDNTSINSSDSGKTKVILATDTQTQDDSLNNKTQVVDNDDSANITTKAQKSNKSANSSKNESNKSKATKSSKSTKIPEYNGKAYVELNGNNPEFKSKEITDKSFEKYGSLDSLGRCTVCVASVGKEIMPTEKRGEIGMVKPTGWRTVKYDFVDGKYLYNRCHLIGYQLTGENANGKNLITGTRYLNVTGMLPFEDMVADYVKETSNHVMYRVTPIFEGNNLVAKGVKMEGYSVEDKGEGISFNVFCYNVQPGVTIDYATGDSIGNGKVEISSDSKKSTSTGSSNKNTNGSSSSSYKSNSNSSSSKKNTSSSSATTEYILNMNTHKFHTPSCRSVKQMSNSNKSVYKGTRQDLINQGYDPCKICNP